One Natronosalvus halobius genomic region harbors:
- the trpB gene encoding tryptophan synthase subunit beta: MGTDNFGEYGGRHVPEPLHEPLEQLANAYDEIGTSKEFQAEFRRHLEEYAGRPTPLYYAGNLSDRYDADIYLKREDLLHGGAHKINNCLGQALLAKKAGKDRLIAETGAGQHGTATAMVGALFDLKTEIYMGKKDVERQKMNVFRMRLMGAEVNEVTQGGEGLADAVDAALEDLVENVEHTHYLVGSVVGPDPFPRMVRDFQSTIGDEAREQFLERTGDLPDAAVACVGGGSNAMGLFHAFRDDDVEFYGAEGGGEGADSTRHAAPLAKGKDEVIHGMKTRVIDDDVEVHSVSAGLDYPGVGPEHAMFREVGRCEYTAITDDEALAAFRELSETEGIIPALESSHGVARAIQLAEEGDHETILVNLSGRGDKDMETAAEKFDFD, translated from the coding sequence ATGGGTACAGATAACTTCGGCGAATACGGCGGTCGCCACGTCCCCGAACCGCTCCACGAACCGCTCGAGCAGCTCGCGAACGCGTACGACGAAATCGGCACGAGCAAGGAGTTCCAGGCGGAGTTCCGGCGCCATCTCGAGGAGTACGCCGGTCGACCGACGCCGCTGTACTACGCCGGCAATCTAAGCGATCGATACGACGCCGACATCTACCTCAAACGAGAGGATCTGCTCCACGGCGGCGCACACAAGATTAACAACTGTCTAGGCCAGGCGCTGCTCGCGAAGAAGGCCGGAAAAGACCGGCTGATCGCGGAGACGGGCGCCGGCCAGCACGGCACCGCGACGGCGATGGTCGGCGCGCTGTTCGACCTCAAGACGGAGATCTACATGGGGAAGAAAGACGTTGAGCGCCAGAAGATGAACGTCTTCCGGATGCGCCTGATGGGAGCCGAGGTCAACGAGGTCACGCAAGGTGGAGAAGGGCTCGCGGACGCCGTCGACGCCGCGCTCGAGGACCTCGTCGAGAACGTCGAGCACACTCACTACCTCGTTGGCAGCGTCGTCGGGCCGGACCCGTTCCCGCGGATGGTTCGGGACTTCCAGAGCACCATCGGCGACGAGGCCCGCGAACAGTTCCTCGAGCGAACGGGCGACCTGCCGGACGCCGCGGTCGCGTGCGTTGGCGGCGGCTCCAACGCCATGGGGCTGTTCCACGCGTTCCGTGACGACGACGTCGAATTCTACGGTGCCGAAGGCGGCGGAGAGGGTGCCGACTCGACGAGACACGCCGCTCCGCTCGCGAAGGGGAAAGACGAGGTCATCCACGGCATGAAGACGAGAGTCATCGACGACGATGTCGAGGTCCACTCCGTTTCGGCTGGTCTGGACTACCCCGGCGTCGGCCCGGAACACGCCATGTTCCGCGAGGTCGGCCGCTGCGAGTACACCGCCATCACCGACGACGAGGCTCTCGCCGCCTTCCGCGAACTCAGCGAAACCGAGGGGATCATCCCGGCGCTCGAGTCGAGCCACGGCGTCGCTCGAGCGATCCAGTTGGCTGAAGAGGGCGACCACGAGACGATCCTCGTGAACCTCTCCGGGCGCGGCGACAAGGACATGGAGACCGCGGCGGAGAAGTTCGACTTCGACTGA
- a CDS encoding ABC transporter ATP-binding protein, whose amino-acid sequence MIHIDEVNVSYGDLQVLWDVSMRITSEDQIVALVGPNGAGKTTLLKTMSGLLEIGSGSIEMFGQNISTLNPDDIVDLGFVHVSEDRNLFHEMSVIENLEMGAYLHRDQFEETLDDVFELFPVLEERSQQQAGTLSGGEQQMLAIGRGLMAQPKVLALDELSVGLAPQIARRVFDKVEGISEDITVLLTEQHVHEALGLADRAYVLENGRIAVEDSAEELLNSDRVKQSYLRE is encoded by the coding sequence ATGATACACATCGACGAAGTCAACGTCTCCTATGGAGACCTTCAAGTACTGTGGGACGTTTCGATGAGGATAACCTCTGAGGATCAGATCGTCGCACTCGTCGGACCAAATGGAGCCGGGAAGACGACCCTGTTGAAAACAATGTCCGGACTTCTGGAGATTGGCAGCGGTTCTATCGAGATGTTTGGTCAAAATATATCAACGCTTAATCCCGACGACATCGTCGATTTAGGCTTCGTTCACGTCTCCGAAGACCGGAATCTGTTTCACGAAATGTCGGTCATTGAAAACCTAGAGATGGGGGCGTATCTTCACCGGGACCAATTCGAGGAAACACTCGACGACGTATTCGAACTTTTCCCGGTTCTCGAAGAGCGCAGTCAACAACAGGCAGGTACTCTGAGTGGTGGCGAACAGCAAATGCTCGCGATAGGTCGCGGTCTGATGGCCCAACCCAAGGTCCTCGCATTAGACGAACTGTCCGTCGGTCTGGCCCCGCAAATTGCCCGTCGGGTGTTCGACAAGGTCGAAGGGATAAGCGAGGACATCACAGTGCTGCTAACCGAGCAACACGTTCACGAAGCGTTGGGTCTCGCCGACCGCGCGTATGTGCTTGAGAACGGTCGCATCGCCGTCGAAGATTCAGCGGAAGAACTACTCAACAGCGACCGCGTGAAGCAATCGTATCTTCGTGAATGA
- a CDS encoding alpha/beta hydrolase: MMYREFSSQEELDAQYNLRETVDDFQSYADFYVEESEDARERLECHLDVSYGQTHAEHLDIFPAKRSDAPVVLFIHGGYWHSLSSKEFSFVAKGLVKAGVTTAVLNYALCPDVTIDEIVRQSRAAVAWLLENADEYGGDSSSVFVAGHSAGGHLTAMVLSTEWEEKYGISSEEILGGCAISGLFDLEPFPYTYLQPKLQLTWGQVRRNSPIRHVPDSAPPLIITYGESETSEIHRQSEEYFEEWKQNGLDGDIFCQPNKNHYTAIEDFLEPNSPLCNAILEMMEVK; encoded by the coding sequence ATGATGTACCGTGAATTCTCCTCGCAAGAGGAACTAGACGCGCAATATAACCTTCGAGAGACTGTCGATGATTTCCAGTCTTATGCAGATTTTTATGTCGAAGAGAGCGAAGATGCCCGTGAACGATTAGAGTGCCATCTTGACGTCTCGTATGGACAGACACATGCTGAACACCTCGATATTTTTCCTGCCAAGCGATCAGACGCTCCTGTTGTCCTCTTCATCCACGGCGGGTACTGGCACAGCCTCAGTAGCAAAGAGTTCAGCTTCGTAGCGAAGGGGTTGGTCAAAGCGGGCGTCACGACTGCCGTCTTGAATTACGCGCTCTGCCCAGACGTGACTATCGACGAGATCGTACGGCAATCTCGAGCCGCCGTCGCCTGGTTACTCGAAAATGCAGACGAGTATGGTGGTGACAGTTCCAGTGTTTTTGTTGCCGGCCATTCAGCAGGCGGGCATCTGACGGCCATGGTGTTGAGTACAGAGTGGGAAGAAAAGTATGGAATATCCTCAGAGGAGATACTTGGAGGGTGTGCTATCAGTGGATTGTTCGATTTGGAACCGTTTCCGTACACGTATCTCCAGCCAAAGTTGCAACTAACGTGGGGGCAAGTTCGCCGAAACAGTCCGATCCGACACGTTCCTGACAGTGCCCCGCCATTGATTATCACCTATGGGGAAAGCGAAACGTCAGAAATCCATCGCCAGTCTGAGGAATACTTCGAAGAATGGAAGCAGAATGGACTGGATGGAGATATATTTTGCCAACCAAACAAGAATCATTATACCGCTATCGAGGATTTTCTCGAGCCGAATAGTCCGCTCTGCAATGCTATTCTGGAAATGATGGAAGTGAAATAA
- a CDS encoding ABC transporter substrate-binding protein, translating into MVDSETKPSKRRFGRRRMLNTLGGSSVAMLAGCIGGGDGGDDDTITIGSLQPLSGNFAPWGSAHSAGLEFAIDAVNENGGVLDREVEIVEADTESNPGEGDSIFRRFAEQEGAVAMTGPVSSDLGIRTAQTAEEMEIPIVFHMAGTHEALKKSSRYTFRVGSLTAMMDIQNQVELIEERGFENVGAIMGDYAWGQSVDEQFEERIPDSLNFHKTFAPLGESSFETFIRDMPEDLEMMIASGHPPGQISIHNQLLDLGYDPEITTGAGYPPSVIHGGLGSGKAETFGHIHIVDVYGDEFQDVATQFAEQRDERMDTHVGLGYVAGELITTAIEQADSTDPVDIATEIRNIELETILAAPLKYTEWGEIDDVVTMFSTFESEAPDYYPDGEYKLNEYHRSEPLSADIVEPYIEEDW; encoded by the coding sequence GTGGTTGATAGTGAGACAAAACCGTCGAAGAGAAGGTTCGGTCGACGGCGAATGCTCAATACTCTCGGTGGTTCAAGTGTCGCGATGCTCGCTGGTTGTATCGGTGGTGGGGACGGAGGAGACGATGATACGATCACGATAGGTTCGCTCCAGCCGCTCTCGGGGAACTTCGCGCCATGGGGGAGCGCCCATTCGGCTGGTCTCGAGTTCGCAATCGACGCGGTCAACGAGAACGGTGGGGTTCTCGATCGTGAAGTAGAAATCGTCGAGGCAGATACCGAAAGCAATCCCGGAGAAGGCGATTCGATCTTCAGGCGGTTCGCCGAACAGGAAGGGGCTGTCGCGATGACGGGCCCCGTTTCGAGTGATCTTGGTATCCGGACTGCGCAGACAGCCGAAGAAATGGAAATCCCCATCGTTTTCCACATGGCGGGCACCCACGAGGCTCTCAAAAAGAGTTCTCGATACACGTTCCGCGTTGGAAGCCTGACGGCCATGATGGACATACAAAATCAGGTCGAACTCATCGAAGAGCGTGGGTTTGAGAACGTAGGGGCGATCATGGGCGACTACGCGTGGGGCCAATCAGTCGACGAGCAATTCGAAGAGCGGATACCCGACAGTCTCAATTTCCACAAAACGTTCGCTCCACTGGGTGAGAGTAGTTTCGAGACGTTCATCCGGGACATGCCTGAGGATCTCGAGATGATGATTGCGTCAGGACATCCGCCCGGACAGATTTCGATCCACAACCAATTGCTCGATCTCGGATACGATCCCGAGATAACAACCGGCGCCGGCTATCCCCCGTCGGTTATTCACGGAGGGCTGGGTTCGGGGAAAGCTGAAACCTTCGGCCACATCCATATTGTAGATGTTTATGGGGATGAGTTCCAGGACGTGGCAACGCAGTTCGCCGAACAGCGGGACGAACGGATGGATACTCACGTCGGGCTAGGCTACGTGGCCGGTGAGCTAATAACAACTGCAATCGAGCAGGCCGACTCTACCGATCCGGTCGATATCGCGACAGAGATACGGAATATCGAACTCGAGACCATTCTCGCAGCCCCACTCAAGTACACGGAATGGGGAGAAATCGACGACGTCGTTACGATGTTCAGCACTTTCGAGAGTGAAGCACCCGACTATTATCCAGATGGGGAGTACAAGTTAAATGAGTACCATCGAAGCGAACCCCTGAGTGCTGACATCGTAGAGCCGTACATCGAAGAAGATTGGTGA
- a CDS encoding class I adenylate-forming enzyme family protein translates to MAFPIISDILTQAAERHPERTAVRDPQRGEKRSFAELDERARELAAGLNEAGLNPGDHLTVMLVDSIEFLECMFASAHAGLVFNPISYRMAPERLAYVLEHAESTALVFDTHCIDTVTKLNATDRPAVEIGVRIDEPLANRSYELLLEESPGRFVDDSPVAINESDPALLLYTSGTTGRPKGVLHSHRSAIEAALAPMPFSRFRPTDVTLALGPMYHVGPLLCNILPGLVVGASVIIQREFDPRRTLEWVESEAITAIWGVPTHYRALIDEESIDDRDVTHLRMLQYSGSAMPEPVARRCREYIPECDFVNAYGTTEIVFGTVLFPEYHDKKLGSIGQAVPKATVRVVDPENPAPDTTVPTGEVGELLVQTPTCMLEYWNDPEKTDEAIIEGWYRTGDLGRQDEDGFLYFVDRKDDMIVSGGENIYPAEVENVLHDHPDVTAGIVVGIPDEQWGEIVTAFVVPTDNSLTEDDLEDYFTNSGVLEDYKRPRQYEFRDELPMTQSDKIDRQTLLESIVDDKSSM, encoded by the coding sequence ATGGCTTTCCCTATTATTAGCGATATTCTCACTCAAGCAGCGGAGAGACATCCCGAACGGACCGCAGTTCGTGATCCTCAGCGAGGAGAAAAACGCTCGTTCGCGGAGCTAGATGAACGCGCCCGGGAACTTGCAGCAGGGCTGAATGAGGCTGGCCTCAACCCCGGAGACCATCTGACAGTTATGCTCGTCGACTCGATTGAGTTCCTCGAATGCATGTTTGCGAGCGCACATGCAGGTCTCGTCTTTAATCCCATCTCCTACCGAATGGCGCCCGAGCGACTCGCATATGTTCTTGAGCACGCCGAGTCAACGGCGTTGGTGTTTGACACTCACTGTATCGATACCGTTACCAAACTGAACGCCACCGATCGGCCAGCGGTCGAGATTGGCGTCCGAATTGATGAACCCCTCGCTAACCGCTCGTACGAGTTGCTACTTGAGGAGAGTCCTGGACGGTTTGTAGATGATTCACCAGTCGCCATTAACGAATCTGATCCCGCATTGTTACTGTATACATCTGGAACAACAGGTCGTCCCAAGGGGGTTCTCCACTCCCACCGGAGCGCTATCGAGGCTGCCCTCGCTCCTATGCCGTTCAGTCGGTTCCGACCGACAGACGTCACCCTCGCACTGGGACCAATGTACCACGTTGGCCCGCTGCTCTGTAATATCCTCCCGGGACTCGTGGTGGGTGCGTCGGTGATTATCCAGCGAGAGTTCGATCCGCGTCGCACTCTCGAATGGGTCGAGTCCGAAGCGATCACCGCAATTTGGGGCGTCCCAACTCACTATCGGGCGCTCATTGATGAAGAATCAATCGATGATCGTGACGTAACGCATCTTCGGATGCTCCAGTACTCGGGTTCGGCAATGCCCGAGCCAGTAGCACGGCGCTGTCGGGAGTACATTCCGGAGTGTGATTTTGTCAACGCGTATGGTACGACGGAGATCGTTTTTGGGACCGTATTGTTCCCGGAGTACCACGATAAGAAGCTCGGCAGCATCGGTCAGGCGGTACCAAAGGCGACAGTCCGCGTCGTCGATCCTGAGAATCCAGCCCCGGATACGACTGTTCCCACGGGCGAGGTTGGTGAACTCCTCGTACAGACACCGACTTGCATGCTTGAGTACTGGAACGATCCTGAGAAGACTGACGAAGCAATCATCGAGGGCTGGTACAGGACTGGTGATCTTGGGCGGCAAGATGAGGACGGGTTCCTCTACTTTGTCGATCGAAAAGACGATATGATTGTCAGCGGCGGCGAGAACATCTATCCTGCAGAGGTTGAGAATGTCCTGCATGACCACCCTGACGTGACCGCCGGGATAGTCGTTGGGATCCCTGACGAGCAGTGGGGTGAGATCGTAACAGCGTTCGTAGTTCCCACAGACAACTCGTTAACTGAAGACGACCTCGAGGATTACTTCACTAATTCGGGCGTGCTAGAAGATTACAAACGCCCGCGTCAGTACGAATTCCGTGACGAATTGCCAATGACTCAAAGCGACAAGATTGATCGACAGACCCTGCTCGAGTCTATCGTTGACGATAAATCCTCTATGTGA
- a CDS encoding ABC transporter ATP-binding protein encodes MLEVDGLSKSFGGLTAVNDVSFDIDSGEIVGLIGPNGAGKTTMFNMISGVYKPNSGEVYLDSDSITGKRPNEICNRGVVRTFQIVRTFDESTVLENVLTGAVFGSNKSRSMEEAREIAHKYISFVGIDGREDTETSELTIADRKHVELARGLACEPKLMMLDEIGSGLTPAELNELTETIERIRDELGVSVFWIEHIMDAILGSTDRVLVLNEGQLIAEGKPEEIKNDEKVAKAYLGGTA; translated from the coding sequence ATGCTTGAAGTCGATGGTTTAAGTAAGTCATTTGGAGGGTTGACTGCGGTTAACGACGTGAGCTTCGATATCGACTCTGGAGAAATAGTCGGATTGATTGGACCGAACGGTGCTGGAAAGACTACTATGTTCAATATGATATCAGGTGTGTACAAACCAAATAGCGGAGAGGTGTATCTCGATTCTGATTCGATTACTGGAAAGCGGCCGAACGAAATTTGTAATCGGGGTGTCGTGCGCACATTCCAAATCGTTCGGACGTTCGACGAATCGACTGTTTTGGAAAACGTATTGACAGGTGCGGTCTTCGGTTCCAATAAATCCCGATCAATGGAGGAAGCCCGTGAAATCGCCCATAAGTACATCTCCTTCGTGGGAATCGATGGAAGAGAGGACACGGAAACCAGTGAACTGACAATTGCCGACCGAAAGCACGTGGAGCTGGCACGGGGATTAGCGTGTGAGCCCAAGTTAATGATGCTTGACGAGATCGGATCCGGATTGACACCCGCAGAACTTAATGAACTCACAGAGACAATCGAACGGATCCGAGATGAACTCGGTGTATCCGTGTTCTGGATAGAACACATCATGGATGCTATATTAGGTAGTACAGACCGTGTCCTCGTTCTCAATGAGGGGCAGTTGATTGCAGAAGGAAAACCAGAAGAGATTAAAAACGACGAGAAAGTCGCGAAAGCGTACCTGGGAGGCACTGCATGA
- a CDS encoding alpha/beta hydrolase, with translation MNDASDELDPELEGVIDEIQTAGIPPWYSLSVESARRLEDEVFSAGSGPEMRSVRDLRIDGPGGDLPIRVYRPPAERPSTLVFYHGGGWTLGTLDSADDICRELAARAECLVLSVDYRLAPEHPFPAAVDDAYAALEWAANYADSLSGDPDRLGVAGTSAGGNLAAATALRARDSGANGPDLDGQFLLYPMTDRSFDRDSYREHGDGPLLTENGVRWFWDQYLRSPVDERNPFATVLRAPDLSGVAPTTVVTAGHDVLRDEGAAYAEKLSDHGVPTEHDHYPTLTHGFFSMTDDVERADEAMGALAENVRSRLA, from the coding sequence ATGAATGACGCGAGCGACGAACTGGACCCCGAACTCGAGGGCGTCATCGACGAGATTCAGACGGCCGGCATCCCGCCCTGGTACTCGCTGTCGGTCGAGAGCGCCCGCCGGCTCGAGGACGAGGTGTTCTCGGCCGGCAGCGGTCCCGAGATGCGGTCGGTCCGGGATCTGCGGATCGACGGTCCCGGCGGCGATCTGCCGATCAGAGTCTATCGTCCACCCGCCGAGCGTCCGTCGACGCTGGTGTTCTACCACGGCGGCGGCTGGACGCTGGGGACGCTCGACTCTGCGGACGACATCTGCCGAGAACTGGCTGCCCGTGCGGAGTGTCTCGTTCTCTCGGTCGACTACCGCCTCGCACCTGAACACCCTTTCCCAGCGGCGGTCGACGACGCCTACGCCGCCCTCGAGTGGGCGGCCAACTACGCCGACTCGCTCAGCGGCGATCCGGATCGGCTGGGCGTGGCGGGGACGAGCGCCGGCGGAAACCTCGCCGCGGCGACGGCGCTGCGGGCGCGCGATAGCGGAGCCAACGGACCGGACCTCGACGGCCAGTTTCTGCTGTACCCGATGACCGATCGCTCGTTCGATCGCGACTCCTATCGCGAGCACGGCGACGGACCATTGCTCACGGAAAACGGCGTGCGCTGGTTCTGGGACCAGTACCTCCGGAGTCCGGTCGACGAACGCAACCCGTTCGCAACGGTGTTGCGCGCGCCGGATCTCTCGGGTGTGGCCCCTACGACGGTCGTGACGGCGGGACACGACGTGCTTCGGGACGAGGGTGCCGCCTACGCCGAGAAACTGTCCGACCACGGCGTCCCGACCGAACACGACCACTACCCGACGCTTACGCACGGTTTCTTCAGCATGACCGACGACGTCGAACGGGCCGACGAGGCGATGGGCGCGCTCGCCGAGAACGTTCGGTCGAGGCTCGCGTGA
- a CDS encoding branched-chain amino acid ABC transporter permease: MSDQTTRSGILPDAVVEFKDIAVVIGVLAVLPIIFDTTGTYQLRLLNQFLVFAAFAVALNIAFGHTDQLFLFVGAVAGVGAYTTAILADILGLTPWITFPLAGVAAGIIGLIVSYVAARRKMTVIVIAILTLSIQMAISEIFVGAGDITGGTTGMPFNGLEIPILVDAIGISPQMATYYLLAAFLTIVFLLYKWMMNSKYGLAFKAIRQDEIASEAVGINVIKYKVVAGVTAAVIIGLVGPLYAQTERYIFPAMFSFQAVDVLVLIMLVLGGIRTFYGPLFGAALIIYINHLLEDAGQWRTAVLGALLIVLFIYFREGMVPKVESFWETKSVQRIVSSISKRFPNQ, encoded by the coding sequence ATGAGTGACCAAACCACGAGAAGCGGAATACTTCCCGACGCAGTCGTAGAGTTCAAAGATATCGCAGTGGTTATCGGTGTTCTCGCCGTATTACCGATTATATTTGACACCACTGGAACGTACCAGTTACGGCTGTTGAATCAGTTCCTGGTCTTTGCAGCCTTCGCTGTCGCACTAAACATTGCATTCGGCCACACGGACCAACTATTCCTGTTCGTCGGCGCTGTCGCCGGGGTCGGTGCGTACACCACAGCGATACTTGCAGACATTCTCGGCTTGACACCGTGGATAACCTTTCCACTCGCGGGTGTCGCAGCCGGCATAATCGGGTTGATTGTGAGCTACGTCGCTGCACGCCGTAAGATGACGGTGATCGTCATTGCCATCCTCACTTTGAGCATCCAGATGGCCATCAGCGAAATTTTCGTCGGAGCAGGTGATATCACTGGCGGGACGACTGGAATGCCCTTCAACGGACTGGAAATTCCAATTCTCGTAGATGCGATTGGAATTAGCCCACAGATGGCGACATATTACTTATTGGCAGCGTTCCTCACAATCGTCTTTCTACTGTACAAGTGGATGATGAACTCAAAGTATGGGTTAGCGTTCAAGGCTATCCGACAAGACGAGATAGCTTCTGAGGCCGTCGGAATTAACGTCATCAAATACAAGGTTGTCGCTGGAGTCACAGCTGCGGTGATTATCGGACTGGTCGGTCCCCTCTACGCACAAACAGAGCGATACATATTCCCAGCAATGTTTTCGTTCCAGGCCGTCGACGTTCTCGTCCTAATCATGTTAGTACTCGGCGGAATCCGAACCTTCTATGGTCCGTTATTCGGCGCTGCGCTTATCATATATATTAATCATTTACTCGAAGATGCCGGCCAGTGGCGAACAGCGGTTCTCGGTGCGCTATTGATCGTGCTGTTCATCTACTTCCGCGAAGGCATGGTTCCAAAGGTAGAGTCATTCTGGGAAACCAAATCGGTACAACGAATTGTGTCAAGTATCAGCAAGCGTTTCCCGAATCAGTAA
- a CDS encoding branched-chain amino acid ABC transporter permease — MDISTIIEITIDGFARGMLYALLGAGITLVFGLGSVLNLSLGMFAVIAVVAGVVALPIVSHPLLAALVGVGVVGAMSLVVDQTLLTSVYKSEGEERITLGIFTTLGLEIALAGLLYVYYPQTYAIPYESFLIPIEGVAIRSSTLLVIAIAGCLLVLLFLFLRRTYLGKATRTVFQDETGALLCGINPRAIRTIIFVLSAIIAAIAGILWSLQSTVNVESAFQLTIFGILVSIVGGVRNIKGTIAAGIFLGLIVTYANYLIGSYFSMVILFSVAVGVLVARPEEIA; from the coding sequence ATGGACATATCAACAATTATAGAGATTACGATAGACGGATTCGCACGCGGAATGCTATATGCATTACTCGGAGCAGGTATTACTCTGGTATTTGGTCTCGGAAGCGTACTCAATCTCTCACTGGGAATGTTCGCTGTCATCGCAGTCGTCGCAGGGGTGGTCGCGCTACCGATCGTTTCACACCCATTACTCGCAGCCCTCGTCGGGGTGGGCGTCGTCGGCGCGATGAGTCTCGTCGTTGACCAAACCCTTCTTACGAGCGTCTACAAGTCCGAAGGCGAGGAACGAATCACACTCGGTATTTTCACGACGCTGGGTCTCGAGATCGCGCTCGCTGGCCTCCTCTATGTCTACTACCCCCAGACGTATGCGATTCCGTATGAGAGTTTTCTAATTCCTATCGAGGGAGTCGCCATCCGGAGTTCGACGCTTCTCGTAATCGCAATTGCAGGCTGTTTACTCGTGTTGCTCTTTCTATTCCTTCGTCGGACCTATCTCGGCAAAGCAACGCGAACCGTGTTTCAGGACGAGACAGGTGCGTTGCTTTGTGGGATCAATCCGAGAGCGATTCGTACGATAATCTTCGTGCTTAGCGCTATCATCGCAGCGATTGCAGGCATTCTCTGGAGTTTGCAATCAACAGTGAACGTCGAGTCGGCCTTCCAGCTCACGATATTCGGCATTCTCGTCTCTATTGTCGGTGGTGTGCGGAATATCAAGGGCACTATCGCCGCTGGAATCTTTCTGGGACTCATCGTCACGTACGCTAACTATCTGATCGGATCGTACTTTTCGATGGTAATACTGTTCTCGGTAGCGGTTGGTGTCCTCGTCGCACGACCGGAGGAGATAGCATGA
- the kynU gene encoding kynureninase: MDSNADDDAPAERHTSDHRTGHEYAHKRDDTAPLATLRDRFDIPDELYMDGNSLGPISEDAKRTLDRAIDQWRELGIQGWTEAEPPWFWYGERLGDELAPLLGAREEEVVVGNSTTVNIHTLIGTFLDHLGPDVPRGVLVNELDFPTDHYAIRAQLRQRGLDPDEHLHVVESRDGRTVETEDVVAAMDEHDVGIAFMPSVLYRSGQLFDLERITEAAHERGILAGFDLAHSIGVVPHKLSDIDVDFAVWCSYKYLNAGPGAIAGLYVDERHFDVTPALSGWWGHDKETQFELNLEFTPADGAGAWQIGTVPVFSAAPLFGSIELVREAGIEAIREKSLALTSYLLFLADERLAERGFAVGTPRDPDRRGGHVALEHSEAERISQALRNRGIIVDFRPPNVIRVCPAPLYVGFEDVLDVVDELCEIVDEKAYEQYETKSEVT; encoded by the coding sequence ATGGACTCGAACGCGGACGACGACGCGCCCGCCGAACGCCACACCAGTGACCATCGAACCGGCCACGAGTACGCTCACAAGCGCGACGACACCGCCCCGCTCGCAACGCTCCGGGATCGCTTCGACATCCCCGACGAGCTCTACATGGACGGCAACTCGCTTGGCCCGATCTCAGAAGATGCCAAGCGAACCCTGGACCGGGCGATCGACCAGTGGCGCGAACTGGGCATCCAGGGCTGGACCGAGGCCGAGCCGCCGTGGTTCTGGTACGGCGAACGCCTGGGCGATGAGCTCGCACCGCTGCTGGGCGCCCGCGAGGAGGAAGTGGTCGTCGGAAACTCGACGACCGTCAACATCCACACGCTGATCGGCACGTTCCTCGATCACTTGGGGCCGGACGTCCCCCGCGGCGTGCTGGTCAACGAACTCGACTTCCCCACCGACCACTACGCGATCCGCGCCCAGCTCCGCCAGCGGGGGCTCGACCCGGACGAGCATCTCCACGTGGTCGAGAGTCGCGACGGACGGACGGTCGAGACCGAAGACGTCGTCGCCGCGATGGACGAACACGACGTCGGCATCGCCTTCATGCCCTCCGTCCTCTACCGCAGTGGACAGCTGTTCGACCTCGAGCGGATCACCGAAGCGGCCCACGAGCGTGGAATCCTCGCGGGGTTCGATCTCGCACACTCGATCGGCGTCGTTCCCCACAAACTCTCTGATATCGACGTCGACTTCGCGGTCTGGTGTAGCTACAAGTACCTCAACGCGGGGCCGGGAGCGATCGCCGGACTCTACGTCGACGAGCGCCACTTCGACGTGACGCCCGCGCTCTCGGGCTGGTGGGGGCACGACAAGGAGACGCAGTTCGAGCTGAATCTCGAGTTCACGCCGGCTGACGGCGCCGGCGCCTGGCAGATCGGTACGGTCCCCGTCTTCAGCGCGGCGCCGTTGTTCGGCTCGATCGAACTGGTCAGGGAGGCCGGCATCGAGGCGATTCGCGAGAAGTCGCTCGCGCTTACGTCGTACCTCCTCTTCCTCGCCGATGAGCGCCTCGCCGAACGCGGCTTCGCGGTCGGAACGCCACGAGATCCCGACCGACGTGGCGGCCACGTCGCGCTCGAGCACTCCGAGGCCGAGCGGATCAGCCAGGCCCTACGGAATCGCGGCATCATCGTGGACTTCCGGCCTCCCAACGTCATCCGCGTCTGTCCGGCGCCGCTGTACGTCGGATTCGAGGACGTCCTCGATGTCGTCGACGAACTGTGCGAGATCGTCGACGAGAAAGCGTACGAACAGTACGAGACGAAGAGCGAAGTGACGTAA